A genome region from Pseudomonas sp. S06B 330 includes the following:
- the bkdR gene encoding Bkd operon transcriptional regulator BkdR translates to MRKLDRTDIGILNSLQENARITNAELARSVNLSPTPCFNRVKAMEELGVIRQQVTLLAPEVLGLDVNVFIHVSLEKQVEQSLHRFEEEIAERPEVMECYLMTGDPDYLLRVLLPSIQALERFLDYLTRLPGVANIRSSFALKQVRYKTALPLPANGLTLPG, encoded by the coding sequence ATGCGTAAACTGGATCGCACCGACATAGGCATTCTCAACAGCCTTCAGGAAAATGCCCGGATCACCAATGCCGAATTGGCGCGCTCGGTCAATTTGTCGCCGACGCCGTGTTTTAACCGGGTCAAGGCCATGGAAGAGCTGGGGGTGATTCGCCAGCAGGTGACCTTGTTGGCCCCTGAAGTACTGGGGCTGGACGTCAATGTGTTCATTCATGTCAGCCTCGAAAAACAGGTGGAGCAGTCCCTGCACCGTTTTGAAGAAGAGATCGCCGAGCGCCCGGAGGTGATGGAGTGCTATTTGATGACGGGTGATCCGGACTATCTGTTGCGGGTGCTGTTGCCGAGCATTCAGGCCTTGGAGCGCTTTCTTGACTACCTTACCCGTCTGCCAGGGGTGGCCAATATCCGCTCAAGCTTTGCCTTGAAGCAGGTGCGCTACAAGACGGCGTTGCCGCTACCGGCCAATGGGTTGACCTTGCCTGGTTGA
- a CDS encoding glutamine synthetase family protein, producing MTGAGFLEGRRLQMARGVLLQCIMGGYPAARFYGSDDGDLALVADPQHIYRLPWSDEPRALAICDAVELSGVSSGLSTRGLLKAVIARYAARGLAPVVATELEFFVFAPNTDPNQPFLPPVGKDGRREEGHSAFSVSSNNGLRPFFNEVYRCMEAVGLPRDTFMHEMGVSQFEINLLHGDPLLLADQTLLFKHLLKEVALKHGLTVVCMAKPLAHTPGSSMHIHQSVVEIDSGRNVFSDAQGKPTPSFYHFIGGQQACMADFTALFAPNVNSYQRLCHPYASPNNACWSEDNRAAGLRIPASAPVARRVENRLPGADTNPYLAIAASLAAGLHGIEQQLEPTAAIQGEFEVPDHLSLPCTLHAALERLKRSELARELFGKEFIEGYIATKTLELTSFFDEITPWERRVLAAQA from the coding sequence ATGACCGGCGCAGGCTTTCTGGAAGGCCGCCGCTTGCAGATGGCCCGAGGGGTGCTGTTGCAGTGCATCATGGGCGGTTATCCCGCGGCGCGCTTCTATGGCAGCGATGACGGCGACCTGGCCCTGGTAGCGGATCCCCAACATATCTATCGCCTGCCTTGGAGCGACGAGCCGCGGGCCTTGGCAATCTGCGATGCCGTCGAGCTGAGCGGCGTAAGTTCCGGCCTGTCCACCCGCGGTCTGCTCAAGGCGGTGATTGCCCGTTACGCCGCACGTGGCCTGGCGCCGGTGGTGGCAACGGAGCTTGAGTTTTTTGTCTTCGCTCCCAATACGGATCCGAATCAACCGTTTCTGCCGCCGGTGGGCAAGGATGGCCGCCGCGAAGAAGGGCACTCCGCGTTCAGTGTCAGCTCCAACAATGGCCTGCGGCCGTTCTTCAATGAGGTTTATCGCTGCATGGAGGCCGTGGGCTTGCCGCGCGACACCTTCATGCATGAGATGGGCGTCAGCCAGTTCGAGATCAACCTGTTGCATGGTGATCCATTGCTGCTGGCCGACCAGACCCTGCTGTTCAAGCATCTACTCAAAGAAGTCGCGCTCAAGCACGGCCTGACCGTAGTGTGCATGGCCAAACCTCTGGCGCACACCCCGGGTAGCTCCATGCACATTCACCAGAGTGTGGTCGAGATCGACAGCGGGCGTAATGTGTTCAGTGATGCACAGGGCAAACCGACGCCAAGCTTCTATCACTTCATTGGTGGTCAGCAGGCGTGCATGGCTGACTTTACTGCGCTGTTCGCGCCGAACGTCAATTCCTACCAGCGCCTGTGCCACCCCTATGCCTCGCCGAACAATGCATGCTGGTCCGAGGACAATCGCGCGGCCGGCCTGCGCATTCCGGCCAGTGCACCGGTAGCGCGGCGGGTCGAGAACCGTTTGCCCGGTGCCGACACCAACCCCTATCTGGCCATTGCCGCCAGCTTGGCTGCCGGCCTGCATGGCATCGAACAGCAGCTTGAGCCAACGGCGGCGATCCAGGGTGAATTTGAAGTGCCGGATCATTTAAGCCTGCCATGTACCTTGCATGCTGCCCTTGAGCGTCTCAAGCGTAGTGAGCTTGCGCGGGAACTGTTCGGTAAGGAGTTCATCGAAGGTTACATCGCCACCAAGACCCTGGAGCTGACCAGTTTCTTTGATGAAATCACCCCATGGGAGCGCCGTGTACTGGCGGCGCAAGCCTAA
- a CDS encoding alpha-ketoacid dehydrogenase subunit beta: protein MNDHNTSIQLDTAMATTTMTMIQALRSAMDIMLERDEDVVVYGQDVGYFGGVFRCTEGLQTKYGKSRVFDAPISESGIVGTAVGMGAYGLRPVVEIQFADYFYPASDQIVSEMARLRYRSAGEFVAPLTLRMPCGGGIYGGQTHSQSPEAMFTQVCGLRTVMPSNPYDAKGLLIASIENDDPVIFLEPKRLYNGPFDGHHDRPVTPWSKHPASAVPDGYYTVPLDKAAITRPGNDVTVLTYGTTVYVSQVAAEETGVDAEVIDLRSLWPLDLETIVASVKKTGRCVVVHEATRTCGFGAELIALVQEHCFHHLEAPIERVTGWDTPYPHAQEWAYFPGPSRVGAALKRVMEV, encoded by the coding sequence ATGAACGATCACAACACTTCAATTCAGTTGGACACCGCCATGGCGACTACCACCATGACCATGATCCAGGCCCTGCGCTCGGCCATGGACATCATGCTTGAGCGCGATGAAGACGTAGTTGTCTATGGCCAGGACGTCGGTTACTTCGGTGGCGTGTTCCGCTGCACCGAAGGCCTGCAGACCAAGTACGGCAAGTCACGGGTCTTCGATGCGCCGATCTCCGAAAGCGGCATCGTCGGTACCGCTGTGGGCATGGGTGCTTATGGCCTGCGTCCTGTCGTCGAGATCCAGTTCGCCGACTACTTCTACCCGGCCTCCGACCAGATCGTCTCGGAGATGGCCCGCCTGCGCTACCGTTCGGCAGGTGAATTCGTCGCTCCGCTGACCCTGCGCATGCCATGCGGTGGCGGCATCTACGGCGGCCAGACCCACAGCCAGAGCCCTGAGGCGATGTTCACCCAGGTCTGCGGCCTGCGCACGGTGATGCCATCCAACCCTTATGACGCCAAGGGCCTGCTGATCGCCTCGATCGAAAATGACGACCCGGTGATCTTCCTGGAGCCTAAGCGCCTGTACAACGGCCCCTTCGACGGCCACCACGACCGCCCGGTAACGCCGTGGTCGAAACACCCGGCCAGCGCCGTCCCCGATGGCTACTACACCGTGCCACTGGACAAGGCCGCCATTACCCGCCCTGGCAATGACGTCACGGTCCTGACCTACGGTACCACCGTGTACGTGTCGCAAGTGGCTGCCGAGGAAACCGGCGTCGATGCTGAAGTCATCGACCTGCGCAGCCTCTGGCCACTGGACCTGGAAACCATCGTCGCCTCGGTGAAAAAGACCGGTCGTTGCGTCGTGGTCCATGAGGCCACCCGCACCTGCGGTTTCGGCGCGGAGCTGATCGCGCTGGTTCAGGAGCACTGCTTCCATCACCTCGAAGCCCCTATCGAGCGTGTGACGGGTTGGGACACCCCCTACCCGCATGCGCAGGAGTGGGCGTATTTCCCCGGCCCTTCACGCGTGGGCGCGGCATTGAAACGGGTTATGGAGGTCTGA
- a CDS encoding 3-methyl-2-oxobutanoate dehydrogenase (2-methylpropanoyl-transferring) subunit alpha encodes MNEYAPLRLHVPEPTGRPGCQTDFSYLRLNDAGKVRKPPVDVEAADTADIAYSLIRVLDDKGNALGPWAEDISPEILRQGMRTMLKTRLFDSRMVVAQRQKKMSFYMQSLGEEAIGSGQAMALNRTDMCFPTYRQQSILMARDVSLVEMICQLLSNERDPLKGRQLPIMYSVREAGFFTISGNLATQFVQAVGWAMASAIKGDTKIASAWIGDGATAESDFHTALTFAHVYRAPVILNVVNNQWAISTFQAIAGGESTTFAGRGVGCGIASLRVDGNDFIAVYAASRWAAERARRGLGPSLIEWVTYRAGPHSTSDDPSKYRPADDWSHFPLGDPIARLKQHLIAIGHWSEEEHQAVTAELEAEIIKAQKEAEQYGTLAGGQMPSPASMFEDVYKEMPEHLRRQRQELGI; translated from the coding sequence ATGAACGAGTACGCCCCCCTGCGTCTGCATGTGCCCGAGCCTACCGGCCGGCCAGGCTGCCAGACTGATTTTTCCTACCTGCGTCTGAACGATGCCGGTAAGGTCCGTAAACCTCCCGTCGATGTCGAAGCTGCCGATACCGCTGATATCGCCTACAGCCTGATCCGGGTGCTGGACGACAAAGGCAATGCCCTGGGCCCGTGGGCCGAGGACATCAGCCCCGAAATCCTGCGCCAAGGCATGCGCACCATGCTTAAGACCCGACTGTTCGACAGCCGCATGGTGGTCGCCCAGCGCCAGAAGAAGATGTCCTTCTACATGCAGAGCCTGGGTGAAGAAGCCATCGGCAGCGGCCAGGCCATGGCCTTGAACCGCACTGACATGTGCTTCCCGACCTACCGCCAGCAAAGCATTCTCATGGCCCGCGACGTGTCGCTGGTGGAGATGATCTGCCAACTGCTGTCCAACGAGCGCGATCCGCTCAAGGGCCGCCAACTGCCGATCATGTACTCGGTACGCGAAGCCGGCTTCTTCACCATCAGCGGCAACCTGGCGACCCAGTTCGTCCAAGCGGTGGGCTGGGCGATGGCCTCGGCCATCAAAGGCGATACCAAGATCGCCTCGGCCTGGATCGGTGATGGCGCCACGGCAGAATCCGATTTCCACACGGCCCTGACCTTCGCCCACGTCTACCGCGCGCCGGTGATCCTCAACGTGGTCAACAACCAGTGGGCGATTTCCACCTTCCAGGCCATTGCCGGCGGTGAATCGACTACCTTCGCCGGTCGCGGCGTCGGTTGCGGCATTGCCTCGCTACGGGTCGACGGCAACGATTTCATTGCCGTTTACGCCGCCTCGCGCTGGGCTGCTGAACGCGCCCGCCGTGGTCTTGGCCCGAGCCTGATCGAGTGGGTCACCTACCGCGCAGGCCCACACTCGACGTCGGACGATCCCTCCAAGTACCGCCCCGCCGACGATTGGAGCCACTTCCCCCTGGGTGACCCGATTGCGCGCCTGAAACAGCACCTGATCGCCATCGGCCACTGGTCCGAAGAAGAGCATCAGGCAGTCACGGCCGAACTTGAAGCCGAAATCATCAAAGCGCAGAAGGAAGCCGAACAGTACGGCACCCTGGCCGGTGGCCAGATGCCGAGCCCCGCGTCCATGTTCGAGGATGTCTACAAGGAGATGCCGGAGCACCTACGCCGGCAGCGCCAGGAACTGGGGATCTGA
- a CDS encoding flagellar brake protein, whose translation MFNEAEAPQPPKVLTTPLEIAANLRSLQESHDPLIITFHERSQRFQSYVVEVDRENNRLAFDEMIPRDGERYLENGEPFRVEGFHDGVRIAWECNTPLSISEVDGHRCYRGVLPTEVAYHQRRNAFRAALKLSQLVDVKLDGDKLKGNGELKGKLLDISATGCKLRFEGDVEERLQLGQVYERFASGAPLGLSQVEVELRHLHFEERLNTTFAGVRFHNLNGPMQRKVETFVYQLQREARRFDKDDF comes from the coding sequence GTGTTCAATGAAGCAGAAGCTCCGCAGCCTCCAAAGGTGCTTACCACCCCTTTGGAAATTGCCGCCAACTTGCGGTCGCTGCAAGAGAGCCATGACCCACTGATCATCACCTTCCACGAGCGTAGCCAGCGTTTCCAGAGCTATGTGGTCGAAGTCGACCGCGAAAACAATCGACTGGCGTTTGATGAAATGATTCCTCGCGACGGTGAACGCTATCTTGAGAATGGCGAACCGTTTCGGGTCGAGGGCTTTCATGATGGCGTGCGTATCGCCTGGGAGTGCAACACCCCGCTGAGTATCAGCGAAGTTGATGGCCATCGCTGCTATCGCGGCGTATTGCCGACCGAAGTGGCCTACCACCAACGTCGCAATGCCTTCCGCGCCGCGTTGAAGCTGTCACAACTGGTCGATGTCAAACTCGACGGTGACAAGCTCAAGGGCAATGGCGAGTTGAAGGGCAAGTTACTGGACATCTCCGCCACCGGCTGCAAACTGCGCTTTGAGGGCGATGTCGAAGAGCGCCTGCAACTGGGTCAGGTGTATGAGAGATTCGCCTCGGGCGCACCGCTGGGCTTGTCTCAGGTTGAGGTGGAACTGCGTCACTTGCATTTCGAGGAGCGGCTGAACACCACTTTCGCCGGTGTGCGCTTTCACAATCTGAACGGACCGATGCAGCGCAAGGTTGAGACCTTTGTCTATCAGTTGCAGCGCGAGGCGCGGCGGTTCGACAAAGACGACTTTTAA
- a CDS encoding MFS transporter: MRQIWKSFRALYFAALMMLIGSGLLSTYLALRLAADHVDSLWVGALMAANYFGLALGGKIGHRLIARVGHIRAYATCAGIVGAAVLGHGMVSWLPAWIVLRVIVGLGMMCQYMVIESWLNEQADAKQRGAVFSGYMIASYLGLVLGQLILVAHPQLGPELLMLVAMCFALCLVPVALTRRIHPAALHPAPMEPRFFIKRVPQSLTTVLGAGLIVGSFYGLAPLYAAKQGLSTEYVGLFMGCCIFAGLLVQWPLGWLSDRYDRAVLIRSVAIGLAVAALPLAIMPTVPLMILFIAGFAVSLLQFCLYPLAVAFSNDHVESERRVSLTAMLLVTYGVGASIGPLVAGVLMKVLGTQMLYAFFVFFSLVLVWRIRPKAVTGLHQVDDAPLNHVAMPAAGSPLSAALDPRVDEQVVQEQMQTPVAAEDTEEEDEPSEEGGAGESPEKPAPV, from the coding sequence ATGCGACAGATCTGGAAGTCTTTTCGCGCGCTGTATTTCGCGGCGCTGATGATGTTGATCGGCTCCGGCTTGTTGAGTACTTACTTGGCCCTTCGCCTGGCGGCTGACCATGTCGACAGTCTGTGGGTCGGTGCGTTGATGGCCGCCAACTATTTCGGCCTGGCCCTGGGCGGCAAGATCGGACACCGGCTGATTGCCAGGGTCGGACACATTCGAGCCTATGCCACTTGTGCCGGGATCGTCGGCGCGGCGGTGCTGGGGCATGGCATGGTCAGTTGGCTGCCGGCCTGGATTGTGCTGCGGGTAATTGTTGGCCTGGGCATGATGTGCCAATACATGGTTATCGAAAGCTGGCTCAACGAGCAGGCGGATGCCAAGCAGCGTGGCGCGGTGTTCAGTGGCTATATGATCGCTTCCTACCTGGGCTTGGTACTCGGTCAGTTGATCCTGGTCGCGCACCCGCAACTGGGACCGGAGCTGTTGATGCTGGTGGCCATGTGTTTTGCCTTGTGCCTGGTGCCGGTGGCCCTGACCCGACGTATTCACCCGGCCGCCTTGCATCCGGCGCCAATGGAACCGCGGTTCTTTATCAAGCGAGTGCCCCAGTCCCTGACCACCGTACTGGGGGCGGGGCTGATTGTCGGGTCATTCTATGGTCTGGCGCCGTTGTATGCGGCCAAGCAAGGGCTGAGTACTGAGTACGTCGGCCTGTTCATGGGTTGCTGTATTTTTGCCGGCCTGTTGGTGCAATGGCCGTTGGGCTGGCTGTCGGATCGCTATGACCGTGCGGTGTTGATTCGTAGCGTGGCCATCGGCTTGGCCGTTGCTGCGCTGCCGTTGGCGATCATGCCGACGGTGCCGTTGATGATCTTGTTCATCGCAGGCTTTGCCGTGTCATTGCTGCAGTTCTGCCTGTACCCCTTGGCCGTGGCGTTTTCCAATGACCATGTGGAAAGTGAGCGACGGGTATCGCTGACCGCAATGCTGTTGGTGACCTATGGTGTTGGCGCCAGTATCGGGCCTCTGGTAGCAGGGGTGTTGATGAAGGTACTGGGCACGCAGATGCTGTATGCCTTCTTCGTGTTCTTTTCCCTGGTGTTGGTCTGGCGGATTCGACCGAAGGCGGTTACCGGCTTGCATCAGGTCGACGATGCGCCACTCAATCACGTGGCCATGCCGGCAGCCGGTTCGCCCTTGTCGGCGGCGCTCGACCCGCGGGTGGATGAGCAGGTGGTGCAGGAGCAGATGCAGACGCCGGTGGCGGCTGAGGATACCGAGGAAGAGGATGAGCCGTCAGAGGAGGGTGGTGCTGGCGAGTCGCCGGAGAAACCGGCGCCGGTGTGA
- a CDS encoding flagella synthesis protein FlgN, translating into MHDTTLLQLIEDDFAPAQQLLELLHTEATALHGRDMPLLEEILARKQSLVILLDQQGRRRSELLASLGLSQDREGVQQLASQSDLGELLLQQLDVLGKLLADCQAINERNGRAIQLQQSTTANQIRILMGGESPSLYDARGSTSPLAKPRALSQA; encoded by the coding sequence ATGCACGACACTACCTTGCTGCAATTGATCGAAGATGATTTTGCTCCAGCGCAACAATTGCTCGAATTGCTGCACACCGAGGCGACTGCCCTGCACGGCCGCGACATGCCGTTGCTGGAAGAGATCCTGGCGCGCAAGCAATCGCTGGTGATCCTTCTTGATCAGCAAGGTCGGCGCCGCAGTGAACTGCTCGCAAGCCTTGGCCTGAGCCAGGACCGCGAAGGCGTTCAGCAACTGGCCAGCCAGTCAGACCTGGGCGAGCTGCTCCTGCAGCAGCTGGATGTCCTGGGCAAACTGCTTGCCGACTGCCAGGCCATCAACGAGCGCAATGGCCGTGCGATCCAGCTTCAGCAAAGCACCACCGCCAATCAGATCAGAATCCTCATGGGCGGCGAATCACCGTCGCTCTACGACGCCCGTGGGTCGACCTCGCCCCTGGCCAAGCCGCGGGCGCTCAGCCAGGCGTGA